A portion of the Marinobacter alexandrii genome contains these proteins:
- a CDS encoding M20/M25/M40 family metallo-hydrolase, whose translation MKKHLSSLLVLATFYSCDQPSSYDPVAQISDDVKILASDSLSGREVGTEGEKMAADYITNEFKKAGLQPKGTDGFYQSFFVKDADNPHAQPSSESGENGITGYNVLGMIDNPGDELVVIGAHYDHLGMGDFSSLHRGEKAIHNGADDNASGVAAMLHLARVLSEKELDRDIIFIGLSGEEKGLWGSNYFTKNPTVDLSKVNFMINMDMVGRLDQSKGLAVNGTGTSPIWNWLLDEVNSDSLKLIKSESGVGPSDHTSFYLQDIPVLHFFTGQHEDYHKPGDDTDKINFNGILQVASFIERMILLMDDDEKIAFTKTKDNSDNPRFTVTLGVVPDYMFDGEGMRIDGVSEDKPAIKAGILKGDIVVQLGDSTVTDMMSYMRALSTYSKGDKTKVIVDRGGERLNFSIEF comes from the coding sequence ATGAAAAAGCATTTGTCATCTCTCTTAGTATTGGCCACTTTTTACTCTTGTGATCAGCCTTCTTCATATGATCCTGTAGCTCAGATCTCCGATGATGTTAAAATCCTTGCCAGTGATTCATTATCTGGCAGAGAAGTCGGCACTGAAGGTGAAAAAATGGCTGCCGATTACATCACAAATGAATTTAAAAAAGCAGGTCTTCAACCCAAAGGAACCGACGGTTTCTATCAATCTTTTTTTGTAAAAGATGCTGATAATCCGCATGCCCAACCATCATCAGAAAGTGGCGAAAATGGCATTACTGGATACAATGTATTGGGAATGATTGATAATCCTGGGGATGAATTAGTAGTTATTGGGGCTCATTATGATCACCTAGGCATGGGTGATTTTTCTTCGCTTCACAGAGGAGAAAAAGCTATTCATAATGGAGCTGATGATAATGCCAGTGGAGTAGCAGCAATGCTTCATCTTGCAAGGGTTTTATCAGAAAAAGAACTCGACAGAGACATCATCTTCATTGGGTTGTCAGGTGAAGAAAAAGGGTTATGGGGCTCAAATTACTTTACAAAAAATCCAACAGTCGACCTTTCCAAAGTGAATTTCATGATCAATATGGATATGGTAGGGAGGCTGGATCAATCCAAAGGATTGGCTGTAAATGGTACGGGCACATCCCCCATTTGGAATTGGTTACTTGATGAAGTGAACTCAGATAGTTTAAAGCTTATCAAAAGTGAATCTGGTGTTGGCCCTTCAGATCATACTTCATTCTATCTTCAAGATATTCCTGTCCTTCATTTCTTTACGGGGCAGCATGAGGATTATCATAAACCAGGAGACGATACTGATAAAATAAATTTTAATGGAATTCTCCAGGTCGCATCTTTTATAGAGCGAATGATATTGTTAATGGACGATGATGAAAAAATCGCTTTTACAAAAACCAAAGACAATTCTGATAACCCCAGATTTACGGTAACTCTAGGAGTTGTTCCAGACTACATGTTTGATGGTGAAGGCATGCGGATCGATGGGGTGAGCGAGGATAAACCAGCAATTAAGGCAGGCATCCTGAAAGGCGATATTGTTGTTCAATTAGGTGATAGTACTGTTACAGACATGATGAGTTATATGCGTGCACTATCTACCTATTCGAAAGGTGATAAAACAAAGGTGATTGTGGATAGAGGTGGTGAACGACTTAACTTTTCTATTGAATTTTGA
- the acnA gene encoding aconitate hydratase AcnA translates to MPQDFLGIEKQLPSQLGNQKYFSLFELAKKKDVVKTLPYSIRILLENVIRNYDGFAVTEDHINTILSWKETAGVKDIPYSPARVLMQDFTGVPAVVDIASIRAEVARKGKDTSKTNPVVPADMVIDHSVVVDHFGAADSYQKNVDLEYERNDERYKLLKWGQQAFTNFSVVPPGMGICHQVNLEYLAKGVIERDGYLFPDTLVGTDSHTPMVNGIGVLGWGVGGIEAEAAMLGQPIYMILPQVIGLKITGKMVEGTTSTDLVLTITRLLRDYGVVGKIVEVFGPGLANLAVTDRATISNMSPEFGCTDTHWPIDEQTLDYMRRTSRPEDHIDMVEAYAKANMLWRDDSAQIEYTDVIELDLGTVEPTISGPKRPQDKILLRNAKTQMVKLLDEYGAKGQSIEVSTKDHGDFTLDESSVVIAAITSCTNTSNPSVMIGAGLVAKKANELGLQIKPWVKTSLAPGSRVVTDYLNKSDLTKELEALSFYNVGYGCTTCIGNSGDMIPEVQKAVIENNMIVCSALSGNRNFEARIHPNIKMNFLASPMLVVAYAIAGTTNFDMNNDSLGDDRDGNPVYLKDIWPSSSEIQAVMTEVLKPEDYKSNYETIFDGDDAWQNLQAPTGQTYDWDSKSTYIQEAPFFQNISEDVPNPENISGAKVLLQMGDMVTTDHISPAGKFLPEHPAGKYLIENSVEKKDFNSYGSRRGNHEVMMRGTFANVRIKNKLATREGGWTTYHPTGEEMTVFDASMKYQEADTPLVVIGGKEYGSGSSRDWAAKGTLLLGVKAVITESYERIHRSNLVGMGVLPLQFQEGETQDTLGLNGEETYDISGISNNLTPGKLVDVVATKKDGSKVEFKALVRLDSGVDVEYYKHGGILNYVLRNFLKN, encoded by the coding sequence ATGCCACAGGATTTTTTAGGAATCGAAAAACAACTACCCTCACAACTTGGCAATCAAAAATATTTTAGCCTTTTTGAACTTGCCAAAAAGAAAGATGTCGTCAAAACACTTCCTTATTCGATTCGAATCCTTTTGGAAAACGTCATTCGAAATTATGATGGTTTTGCTGTAACTGAGGATCATATTAATACGATACTTTCATGGAAAGAAACTGCTGGCGTAAAAGACATTCCTTACAGCCCTGCAAGAGTTTTAATGCAAGATTTTACAGGAGTGCCCGCTGTAGTAGATATCGCATCTATCAGGGCTGAAGTAGCCAGAAAAGGAAAAGACACCTCCAAAACAAATCCCGTAGTTCCAGCTGATATGGTCATTGATCATTCAGTGGTTGTAGATCATTTTGGTGCAGCAGATTCATACCAAAAGAACGTGGACCTTGAATATGAACGAAACGACGAAAGATACAAGCTGCTAAAGTGGGGACAGCAAGCATTCACAAACTTTAGTGTGGTGCCTCCAGGCATGGGTATATGCCATCAAGTAAATCTTGAATATTTGGCAAAAGGAGTGATTGAAAGGGACGGTTATCTTTTCCCGGACACATTGGTAGGAACTGATTCCCATACCCCGATGGTGAATGGAATTGGAGTTCTTGGATGGGGCGTTGGAGGAATTGAGGCGGAAGCAGCCATGCTTGGTCAACCGATCTATATGATTCTACCTCAGGTAATCGGTTTAAAAATTACAGGTAAAATGGTGGAAGGTACCACTTCTACTGATTTAGTTTTGACCATAACCCGACTACTTCGTGACTATGGAGTGGTGGGTAAAATCGTAGAGGTATTTGGTCCCGGACTAGCAAATCTTGCCGTCACTGACAGAGCTACCATTTCGAACATGTCACCGGAATTTGGCTGTACAGATACGCACTGGCCAATTGACGAACAGACACTGGACTATATGCGCAGAACAAGTCGTCCTGAAGATCACATTGACATGGTGGAAGCTTACGCAAAAGCCAATATGCTTTGGAGAGATGATTCAGCACAAATAGAATACACTGACGTTATCGAGTTAGATTTAGGAACTGTAGAACCAACCATTTCTGGTCCTAAGCGCCCACAAGATAAAATCTTGTTGAGAAACGCTAAAACTCAAATGGTTAAGTTGCTAGATGAGTATGGAGCAAAAGGCCAGAGTATTGAAGTCTCAACAAAAGATCATGGTGACTTCACATTAGATGAATCGTCGGTAGTCATCGCTGCAATTACTTCTTGTACCAATACTTCCAACCCAAGTGTAATGATTGGCGCTGGCTTAGTTGCAAAAAAAGCCAATGAGCTTGGCCTTCAAATCAAGCCTTGGGTGAAAACTTCTCTTGCTCCTGGATCGAGAGTAGTTACAGACTACCTGAACAAATCAGATTTAACCAAAGAACTGGAAGCATTGAGTTTTTACAACGTTGGGTATGGATGTACCACTTGTATTGGTAATTCGGGAGACATGATCCCTGAAGTTCAAAAGGCAGTTATCGAGAATAACATGATTGTTTGCTCAGCCCTTTCTGGAAACAGAAACTTCGAGGCTCGTATCCACCCAAATATCAAGATGAATTTCTTGGCATCACCAATGCTAGTGGTTGCTTATGCCATAGCAGGCACGACCAACTTCGACATGAACAATGATTCGCTTGGAGATGACAGAGATGGCAACCCTGTTTACTTAAAAGATATTTGGCCTTCTTCTTCTGAGATCCAAGCAGTAATGACTGAGGTGCTTAAGCCAGAAGATTACAAATCAAACTATGAGACCATCTTCGACGGAGACGATGCATGGCAAAACCTTCAAGCACCTACAGGTCAAACATACGATTGGGATAGTAAGTCAACTTACATCCAAGAAGCTCCATTCTTCCAGAACATTTCTGAAGATGTACCAAACCCTGAGAATATCAGCGGCGCAAAAGTGCTTCTTCAGATGGGCGACATGGTAACGACAGATCACATCTCGCCGGCTGGGAAGTTTCTTCCAGAGCATCCGGCTGGAAAATATTTGATTGAGAACTCTGTAGAGAAAAAGGATTTCAACTCATATGGCTCACGACGAGGTAATCATGAAGTCATGATGCGCGGAACGTTCGCGAATGTTCGAATCAAAAATAAATTAGCAACCAGGGAAGGTGGCTGGACCACATACCATCCAACTGGTGAAGAAATGACAGTGTTTGATGCTTCTATGAAGTACCAAGAAGCTGACACTCCATTGGTAGTCATTGGAGGCAAGGAATATGGCTCTGGGTCTTCCAGAGACTGGGCAGCTAAAGGAACACTTCTACTTGGTGTGAAAGCAGTGATTACAGAGAGTTACGAACGTATTCACCGTTCCAACCTTGTGGGTATGGGCGTGTTACCTCTTCAATTTCAGGAAGGTGAAACTCAGGATACTCTTGGATTGAACGGAGAGGAAACGTATGATATTTCGGGAATATCTAACAACTTGACTCCAGGCAAACTAGTAGATGTTGTTGCAACCAAGAAAGATGGTTCAAAAGTGGAATTCAAAGCGTTGGTTAGGCTCGACTCAGGCGTAGATGTTGAGTATTATAAACATGGAGGAATTCTCAATTATGTTTTAAGGAATTTCCTTAAAAACTAG
- a CDS encoding bifunctional aconitate hydratase 2/2-methylisocitrate dehydratase, with translation MNLYKDYIKEIEERKEQGLHPKPIEDAELLSEIIAQIKDSGNEHREDSLKFFIYNTIPGTTSAAGAKAQFLKEIILGESIVEEITPAFAFELLSHMKGGPSIEVLLDLALGSAASIAEEAAKVLKTQVFLYDADTSRLAEAFKNGNEIAKNILKSYAKAEFFTKLPEVEEEIEIVTYIAGVGDISTDLLSPGGDAHSRSDRELHGQCIFEHNKDMQNELSALKEKHPDKRVMLLAEKGTMGVGSSRMSGVNNVALWTGIQASPYVPFINIAPIIAGTNGISPIFLTTVGVTGGIGIDLKNWVKKTDAEGNVIMDSDGEPVLEEAYSVATGTVLTINTKKKKLYNRDKELMDISASLTPQKVEFIKAGGSYAIVFGKKIQTFAAKTLGIEAPTVFATSKEISHEGQGLTAVEKIFNKNAVGTTSGKVLHAGSDVRVEVNIVGSQDTTGLMTSQELEAMAATTISPIVDGAYQSGCHTASVWDKKAQANIPKLMKFMNDFGLITARDPKGSYHAMTDVIHKVLNDITIDDWAIIIGGDSHTRMSKGVAFGADSGTVALALATGEASMPIPESVKVTFKGAMEDYMDFRDVVHATQSQMLKQFGGENVFQGRIIEVHLGTLTADQAFTFTDWTAEMKAKASICISEDDTLIESLEIAKGRIQIMIEKGMDNKKQVLQGLIDIANKRIAEIQSGEKSALTPDANAKYYAEVEIDLDVVAEPMIADPDVNNEDVSKRYTHDTIRPLSYYGGDKKVDLGFVGSCMVHKGDMKILAQMLKNIEEQQGKVEFKAPLVVAPPTYNIVDELKAEGDWEVLQKYSGFEFDDNAPKGEARTKYENMLYLERPGCNLCMGNQEKAAPGDTVMATSTRLFQGRVVKDSNEKKGESLLSSTPVVVLSTALGRTPTMDEYKAAVKGINLTKFAPSRKLLVK, from the coding sequence ATGAACTTATATAAAGATTACATCAAGGAGATTGAGGAACGTAAAGAACAAGGACTTCACCCAAAACCGATTGAGGATGCTGAATTACTAAGCGAAATCATCGCGCAAATCAAAGATTCAGGTAATGAACACCGAGAAGACTCGCTGAAATTCTTCATTTACAATACCATCCCTGGTACCACAAGTGCTGCAGGCGCAAAAGCTCAGTTTTTGAAAGAAATCATTCTAGGTGAATCCATTGTTGAAGAAATCACACCTGCCTTTGCTTTTGAGTTGTTGTCACATATGAAGGGCGGACCTTCCATTGAAGTACTACTTGATCTCGCTTTAGGCAGTGCTGCTTCTATTGCAGAAGAAGCAGCAAAGGTTCTTAAAACGCAAGTATTCCTCTACGATGCGGACACCTCCCGTCTAGCGGAAGCATTCAAAAATGGTAATGAAATCGCCAAAAATATTTTAAAGAGTTATGCAAAGGCTGAGTTCTTCACGAAACTCCCAGAAGTAGAGGAAGAAATTGAAATTGTTACTTATATCGCTGGTGTGGGAGATATTTCTACAGATTTACTTTCACCTGGTGGTGATGCTCACTCTAGATCAGATCGTGAGCTACATGGTCAGTGTATATTTGAACACAATAAAGACATGCAGAATGAACTTTCTGCTCTAAAGGAAAAGCACCCTGACAAGCGCGTCATGCTACTCGCTGAAAAAGGGACAATGGGTGTTGGTTCGTCAAGAATGTCAGGAGTCAATAACGTAGCACTATGGACAGGCATCCAAGCCAGCCCATATGTCCCCTTTATCAACATTGCTCCAATCATTGCAGGCACGAATGGAATTTCTCCAATCTTCTTAACCACAGTTGGTGTTACAGGGGGTATCGGGATTGACCTTAAAAACTGGGTGAAGAAGACAGATGCCGAAGGTAATGTTATTATGGACTCAGATGGTGAACCTGTTCTTGAGGAAGCTTATTCTGTTGCTACAGGAACTGTTTTAACCATCAACACCAAGAAGAAAAAATTGTACAATAGAGACAAAGAGTTGATGGACATTTCAGCTTCATTAACTCCACAGAAAGTTGAATTCATTAAAGCTGGCGGATCATACGCCATTGTCTTTGGTAAAAAGATTCAAACATTCGCAGCGAAAACATTAGGAATTGAAGCTCCTACAGTATTTGCTACATCGAAAGAGATTTCTCACGAAGGACAAGGTCTTACTGCAGTAGAGAAAATATTTAATAAGAATGCCGTTGGTACAACTTCAGGAAAAGTATTGCATGCTGGTTCTGATGTTCGTGTTGAAGTGAACATTGTAGGATCGCAGGATACGACAGGTCTAATGACTTCTCAGGAGTTAGAGGCCATGGCTGCTACCACCATTTCGCCAATCGTAGATGGTGCTTATCAATCAGGGTGTCATACTGCTTCTGTGTGGGACAAGAAAGCACAAGCAAACATTCCAAAGCTCATGAAATTCATGAATGACTTTGGCCTCATCACAGCTCGTGACCCAAAAGGTTCATATCATGCTATGACGGATGTGATTCACAAGGTATTGAATGACATTACTATTGACGATTGGGCCATCATCATTGGAGGAGACTCTCATACAAGAATGTCTAAAGGCGTGGCTTTCGGTGCTGATTCTGGAACAGTGGCGCTTGCACTTGCTACAGGTGAGGCATCCATGCCAATCCCTGAATCAGTAAAAGTAACCTTCAAGGGTGCCATGGAGGATTACATGGATTTTCGTGATGTTGTTCATGCCACACAATCGCAAATGCTTAAGCAGTTTGGTGGAGAGAATGTATTCCAGGGAAGAATCATTGAGGTTCACCTTGGAACACTTACTGCCGACCAAGCATTCACATTCACTGATTGGACTGCCGAGATGAAAGCAAAAGCTTCTATCTGTATTTCTGAAGATGACACTTTGATCGAATCACTGGAGATTGCCAAGGGTAGAATCCAAATCATGATAGAAAAGGGTATGGACAACAAGAAGCAAGTGCTTCAAGGTCTGATTGATATAGCTAATAAGAGAATTGCAGAGATTCAGTCAGGCGAGAAATCAGCACTTACTCCAGATGCGAACGCGAAGTATTATGCTGAGGTTGAAATAGATCTTGACGTAGTTGCAGAACCAATGATTGCCGATCCTGATGTGAATAATGAAGATGTTTCAAAACGATACACGCATGACACCATCAGGCCTTTATCTTACTATGGTGGAGATAAAAAAGTTGATCTAGGATTTGTTGGTTCTTGTATGGTTCACAAGGGTGATATGAAAATCTTGGCTCAAATGCTTAAAAATATAGAAGAGCAACAAGGAAAAGTTGAATTCAAAGCACCACTTGTAGTCGCTCCTCCTACGTATAACATTGTAGACGAGTTGAAGGCTGAAGGTGACTGGGAAGTATTACAGAAGTATTCAGGTTTCGAATTTGATGACAATGCGCCTAAAGGTGAAGCACGTACTAAGTATGAAAACATGTTGTACCTAGAGCGTCCAGGTTGTAACCTTTGTATGGGTAACCAAGAGAAAGCAGCTCCAGGCGATACGGTAATGGCTACCTCTACTCGTCTTTTCCAAGGAAGAGTTGTTAAAGATTCCAATGAGAAAAAAGGAGAATCATTACTTTCATCTACACCTGTTGTGGTTCTTTCTACAGCTCTGGGAAGAACTCCCACAATGGACGAATATAAGGCTGCAGTGAAAGGTATTAATCTGACGAAGTTCGCACCTTCCCGTAAGCTCCTTGTAAAATAG
- a CDS encoding M43 family zinc metalloprotease, which translates to MKNLLICTLVLTLFNRCSSDNGVIPIEEEPDLETPSNGIYTIPIVVHVLHNNESIGEGGNLSEERILNQIESLNDDYRKREGTNGFNEHPAGGDAKIEFVLASQTPEGKSTNGIVRINLLEIDNPVESNSTFDYCAYYSYWNPEEYLNIWTLPYIDLTDLFLGLGTGPETDLPGKDALAKGEPFQAEGVIINVPHFGENDTLSTYNLGRTLTHEIGHYLGLLHPWGAQDCDNNDYCDDTPNVDRPVTTCSLSLGCGGEEIQVQNYMNWSPDDCMNMFTNDQIERMHYVLQNSPRRKTLLKSKGLQLPQ; encoded by the coding sequence ATGAAAAACTTACTTATTTGTACGCTTGTCCTGACCTTGTTTAATAGATGCAGCTCGGACAATGGTGTAATTCCGATTGAGGAAGAACCTGATTTGGAAACCCCTTCCAATGGCATTTATACGATACCCATTGTAGTTCATGTTTTACACAATAATGAATCAATAGGAGAAGGAGGGAATCTATCTGAAGAACGTATTTTAAATCAGATAGAAAGCTTAAATGATGATTATCGTAAGAGAGAAGGAACCAATGGTTTCAACGAACATCCAGCTGGAGGAGATGCCAAAATTGAGTTTGTTCTGGCAAGTCAAACACCAGAAGGAAAATCAACCAATGGTATTGTTAGGATAAATCTATTGGAGATAGATAATCCAGTGGAATCCAATTCAACATTTGATTATTGCGCATATTATAGTTATTGGAATCCTGAAGAATACTTAAACATATGGACACTTCCATATATCGATTTGACCGATCTTTTTCTGGGATTAGGCACTGGACCGGAGACTGATCTTCCAGGAAAAGACGCCCTTGCGAAAGGAGAGCCTTTTCAGGCGGAAGGAGTGATCATTAATGTTCCTCATTTTGGGGAAAATGATACTTTATCCACGTATAATCTAGGAAGAACGTTGACTCATGAGATTGGGCACTACCTAGGATTACTACATCCATGGGGGGCACAGGATTGTGACAATAACGACTATTGCGATGACACGCCAAATGTTGATAGACCTGTTACAACCTGTAGCTTATCTTTAGGTTGTGGAGGTGAAGAAATTCAAGTTCAAAACTACATGAACTGGAGCCCAGATGATTGTATGAATATGTTTACCAATGATCAGATTGAAAGAATGCACTACGTTCTTCAAAATAGCCCTCGAAGGAAAACACTTTTAAAATCTAAGGGACTGCAGTTACCCCAGTAA
- a CDS encoding 4Fe-4S dicluster domain-containing protein: MAITITDECINCGACEPECPNTAIYEGGVEWKWADGTDLKDIEMEDGSKVDAKEVQEPVSDEFYYIVPGKCTECTGFHEEPQCAAVCPVDCCVPDPDYVETEEELTAKKEWLHL, from the coding sequence ATGGCTATAACGATCACTGATGAATGTATCAACTGTGGCGCATGTGAACCCGAATGTCCAAATACGGCTATCTATGAAGGTGGAGTAGAGTGGAAATGGGCTGATGGTACAGATCTCAAGGATATTGAAATGGAGGATGGCTCCAAAGTAGATGCAAAGGAAGTGCAAGAGCCAGTCTCAGACGAATTCTACTATATCGTTCCAGGAAAGTGTACGGAATGCACCGGCTTTCATGAAGAACCTCAGTGTGCTGCGGTATGTCCTGTTGACTGTTGTGTTCCAGATCCGGATTACGTAGAGACAGAAGAGGAGTTGACTGCAAAAAAAGAGTGGTTGCACCTGTAG
- a CDS encoding acyl-CoA reductase — MNKSEKINAFSELGKKIARLTEPEIEQLARSAKVQNGWFSIESVKNALEGISFMLKEDKLKEWTNRYNLENTEPKVIGVVMAGNIPLVGFHDLVSILMSGHFAAIKPSSDDQFLTKTIVDWIVQIEPRFKKNLEIREKLTDIDAVIATGSDNTARYFEYYFKDIPRIIRKNRTSVAILSGNESSEELMHLGEDIFSYFGLGCRNVSKVFTPNGYDFREAFPHFEAFKDVANHNKYRNNYDYYKSIYLVNKTPHLDTGFMLVNSTDELVSPISVLFHQEYDSLESLQTILDSRKDKIQCIVGKDFIPFGNTQRPELWDYADDVDIMDFLSSLT, encoded by the coding sequence ATGAATAAGAGCGAAAAAATCAATGCATTTTCAGAGTTAGGCAAGAAGATCGCCCGACTTACCGAGCCGGAAATTGAACAACTGGCCAGATCAGCCAAAGTACAAAATGGATGGTTTTCTATAGAAAGCGTGAAGAATGCGTTGGAAGGAATCAGCTTTATGCTGAAGGAAGACAAACTCAAAGAGTGGACTAATCGATATAACCTTGAAAACACTGAACCCAAAGTTATTGGAGTTGTAATGGCAGGAAATATTCCTTTGGTTGGATTTCATGATTTAGTTTCCATCCTTATGTCTGGTCATTTTGCGGCAATTAAGCCTAGTTCAGATGACCAATTCTTGACAAAAACCATTGTTGATTGGATCGTACAAATTGAGCCAAGATTTAAGAAGAATCTAGAGATAAGAGAAAAGCTCACGGATATAGATGCAGTAATTGCCACAGGAAGTGATAATACAGCCAGGTACTTTGAATATTATTTCAAGGACATTCCACGTATCATTCGAAAAAACAGAACATCTGTCGCTATTCTATCTGGCAATGAGAGTAGCGAGGAACTGATGCATCTTGGAGAAGATATATTTTCCTACTTTGGATTGGGCTGTAGAAACGTGTCTAAGGTGTTTACTCCCAATGGATATGACTTTCGTGAAGCTTTTCCTCATTTCGAAGCATTCAAGGATGTAGCAAACCATAACAAATACAGAAACAACTATGACTATTACAAGTCAATCTATCTGGTAAACAAAACACCTCATTTGGATACTGGCTTTATGTTGGTTAATTCGACAGATGAATTAGTATCTCCAATAAGTGTACTTTTCCATCAAGAATATGATTCTCTAGAAAGCCTTCAAACTATACTTGATTCAAGAAAAGATAAAATTCAGTGTATTGTGGGTAAAGACTTTATTCCTTTTGGGAACACACAAAGACCAGAGCTTTGGGATTATGCTGATGATGTAGATATAATGGATTTTTTGTCAAGTTTGACCTGA
- a CDS encoding 7TM diverse intracellular signaling domain-containing protein, whose amino-acid sequence MSNRLFLLLLFTLALLDSSFSKVASIPSAPQGNVVNQILYFEDIGHEFTFETIAEEEFKILTNPKLGFDNGVYWFKVNLKHTKSMSPLIFDSKESTIRSIEIYQNGELIANNLDNVGLTNLAIQVEQTTKKEYLLKVDFGRQAYFPLQVYTKVEYDLNQKFYFFKTGWYYGFVCLVLVINLFFYFSFRDITFLWYSFFVLATNLGIATYDGVFDLFLKPDFGSYSDLLLHYLIPLFGAIFATSFLSLSIYLPKAKIGGIILLALSALFYLIFILTDVFFYTAIADTISLLVLLYYWAAGIYVLKTHDFARFFVIGYSLVLFSALFFVIPIDFGLNIFSVSVDHVKIGALFEMLILTYAISYRVKIMQEENHNIQLEIKAYTNQIYTLKERLEDKKDENSHNSLELKVAELSRQHALTDREAEVLMCVSKGNTHQKTAEELFISLNTVKYHTRNIYLKMHIKNKGEAIQKMMTVQ is encoded by the coding sequence ATGTCGAACCGATTATTCTTGTTACTGCTATTCACCCTTGCACTACTTGATAGTTCTTTTTCTAAAGTTGCTAGTATCCCATCTGCTCCTCAAGGAAATGTAGTAAATCAAATACTATACTTTGAGGACATTGGTCATGAATTTACGTTTGAGACAATAGCTGAAGAAGAATTCAAAATTCTGACTAATCCGAAATTGGGATTTGATAATGGTGTGTACTGGTTCAAAGTCAACTTGAAGCATACCAAATCAATGAGCCCCTTAATCTTTGATAGTAAAGAGAGTACTATTAGATCGATTGAGATCTATCAGAATGGAGAATTGATTGCTAATAATTTGGATAATGTAGGGCTTACCAATCTAGCTATACAGGTTGAACAGACAACTAAAAAAGAATATTTACTGAAGGTGGATTTTGGAAGACAAGCTTATTTTCCTTTACAGGTATATACTAAGGTAGAATATGATTTGAATCAGAAATTCTACTTCTTTAAAACAGGATGGTACTATGGTTTTGTTTGCCTTGTTTTAGTAATCAATCTTTTTTTCTATTTCTCTTTTAGAGACATCACTTTCTTGTGGTATTCCTTTTTTGTGTTAGCCACTAATCTAGGTATTGCTACTTATGATGGTGTATTTGATTTGTTTCTAAAGCCTGATTTTGGATCTTATTCAGATTTACTATTGCATTATTTGATTCCTCTTTTTGGGGCAATTTTTGCCACTAGCTTTTTAAGCCTTTCTATTTATTTGCCGAAAGCTAAAATTGGAGGTATAATTCTTCTTGCCCTTTCAGCATTATTCTATCTAATTTTTATTCTCACAGATGTTTTCTTTTATACGGCGATAGCTGATACCATTAGCTTATTGGTTCTTCTTTATTATTGGGCTGCAGGAATTTATGTTTTAAAAACACATGATTTTGCTAGATTCTTTGTGATAGGCTACAGCCTTGTTTTGTTCTCAGCTCTATTTTTTGTAATCCCGATAGATTTTGGACTCAATATATTTTCGGTCTCGGTAGATCACGTAAAAATTGGAGCACTATTTGAAATGCTGATTCTAACATATGCCATTTCCTACCGGGTAAAAATCATGCAGGAAGAAAATCATAATATACAGTTAGAGATAAAGGCATATACCAATCAGATATATACCCTAAAAGAAAGATTGGAGGATAAAAAAGATGAAAATTCACATAACTCGTTAGAACTTAAGGTGGCAGAGCTAAGCAGGCAACATGCGCTCACTGATCGGGAAGCGGAAGTTCTAATGTGTGTTTCAAAAGGAAATACTCATCAGAAAACGGCTGAAGAATTATTTATTTCACTGAATACAGTGAAATATCATACCCGTAATATTTACCTGAAGATGCATATCAAAAACAAAGGAGAGGCTATTCAAAAAATGATGACTGTGCAATAG